A window of the Oscillospiraceae bacterium genome harbors these coding sequences:
- a CDS encoding cohesin domain-containing protein produces MAIAAFFCITAAANLYLKDGPTFQIKAGSSYTPGSKVQLQLYVSPGRTAPGAFRTALQYDPEIFEYVSHTNAAQTSGADIFVRQAEPLITVYTCSVKQDNAPNLSGCIVTYTFRVRSNAPAGSYTFSMKPDEACDFNGKSLPDGNETQTVVQVSAAAAGAKGSGTAVTAPRLQSLALEDSSLGQLQPSFQPEVTSYQVTVPESCKALWFCTEQPAGTAVSINRHTLKAAGSDTMITITASAAGTQAKTVYSVIVHRPHGSASSVVSSHKVSSKHQSTSASRKQSRSASGSSGEAYTPSSIPRTSGDGKASLTISGTGSFTAFQTGICVALLTACAVAAVLLAVRTRCRKRAEKDKPPETPPKDKSP; encoded by the coding sequence GTGGCAATCGCAGCTTTTTTCTGCATTACTGCGGCGGCCAATCTGTACCTAAAAGACGGTCCAACTTTTCAAATAAAGGCCGGCAGCAGCTACACCCCCGGCAGCAAAGTCCAGCTGCAGCTCTACGTTTCTCCCGGCCGCACTGCCCCCGGCGCTTTTCGCACAGCACTGCAGTACGACCCGGAAATATTTGAATATGTAAGCCATACGAATGCTGCACAGACCAGCGGCGCAGATATTTTTGTGCGGCAGGCAGAGCCGCTGATCACTGTTTACACTTGCAGTGTAAAGCAGGACAATGCACCAAACCTTTCCGGCTGTATTGTCACTTACACTTTTCGTGTGCGCTCAAACGCACCAGCCGGCAGCTACACATTTTCTATGAAGCCCGACGAAGCGTGCGATTTTAACGGAAAGTCTCTGCCAGACGGCAATGAAACACAGACGGTCGTGCAGGTCAGCGCCGCCGCTGCAGGTGCAAAAGGGAGCGGCACTGCAGTGACAGCTCCCCGCCTGCAAAGTCTTGCTCTGGAAGACTCTTCTCTGGGACAGCTACAGCCATCTTTCCAGCCAGAAGTCACTTCGTATCAAGTAACAGTTCCAGAAAGCTGCAAGGCACTCTGGTTCTGCACCGAACAACCGGCAGGCACTGCTGTCAGCATAAACCGGCACACCCTGAAAGCGGCCGGTTCTGATACAATGATCACCATCACCGCATCTGCCGCCGGAACGCAGGCAAAAACAGTTTATTCCGTAATTGTTCACCGCCCACACGGTTCCGCTTCCTCTGTGGTATCTTCCCACAAGGTTTCCTCAAAGCATCAAAGTACATCGGCCAGTCGAAAACAGTCACGGTCCGCTTCCGGTTCGAGCGGAGAAGCCTACACACCTTCCTCCATTCCGCGCACTTCCGGCGATGGAAAAGCTTCTCTTACTATTTCGGGGACAGGCAGCTTTACCGCTTTCCAGACTGGTATTTGCGTTGCTCTGCTAACCGCCTGTGCAGTAGCCGCTGTTTTGCTGGCTGTACGCACCCGCTGCCGGAAACGAGCTGAAAAAGACAAGCCCCCAGAGACCCCGCCCAAAGATAAATCTCCATAA
- a CDS encoding M48 family metallopeptidase: protein MAASVIHGTVLCGKTEVPYILVHKSVKNVNIHLQEDGTAVVSAPRRVPKAEVECILQQKSSFLQSAHRKLQEHKVLLPPKHQYQTGEQFRLLGQIRTLQNETASHCAVSLQGTALLLQAPAETQTEKRQALLQKWLRTVCFSVFGDTARQAENLLQDKPIPQAVTLRIRRMTSRWGSCIPAKHIITLSTRLLETPLPCVQAVVLHEYVHFLHPDHSPFFYAELESIMPDYRSRVLPLKSPAYSVFYNE from the coding sequence GTGGCGGCTTCTGTAATACACGGCACGGTGTTGTGCGGCAAGACCGAAGTCCCTTATATCTTAGTACATAAATCGGTAAAAAATGTAAATATTCATTTGCAGGAAGACGGAACCGCTGTCGTTTCCGCTCCCCGCCGCGTGCCAAAAGCGGAAGTAGAATGTATTCTGCAACAAAAAAGCAGCTTCCTGCAAAGCGCACACAGAAAGCTGCAGGAGCACAAAGTCCTGCTCCCGCCAAAACATCAATACCAAACCGGTGAGCAGTTCCGCCTGCTGGGGCAGATACGGACCCTGCAAAATGAAACAGCCAGCCACTGTGCAGTCTCCCTGCAGGGTACAGCTTTGCTGCTGCAGGCCCCCGCTGAAACCCAAACGGAAAAGCGGCAGGCTCTGTTGCAGAAATGGCTGCGCACCGTTTGTTTTTCTGTTTTCGGTGACACTGCCCGTCAGGCTGAAAACCTGCTGCAGGACAAACCTATCCCGCAGGCGGTCACACTGCGCATACGGCGCATGACCTCACGCTGGGGCAGCTGTATTCCCGCAAAACATATCATTACGCTGAGCACCCGCCTGCTCGAAACACCGCTGCCCTGCGTACAGGCAGTGGTCCTGCACGAATACGTTCACTTTCTGCACCCGGATCACTCCCCGTTTTTTTACGCAGAGCTGGAAAGCATAATGCCGGACTACCGCAGCCGCGTGCTCCCCTTAAAAAGCCCCGCCTACTCTGTCTTTTATAATGAATGA
- a CDS encoding peptidoglycan-binding protein — protein MKNGIDVSTYNGKVNWSAVKASGVGFAILRAGYGSDQANQDDSQFARNVSECDRLGLLWGAYLYSYALTVDSAKSELAHLLRLLKGKKPLYPVFIDMEDADGYKASHGMPSNRTLTDIIKVVCSGLQRAGYLPGYYINKDWYENKIDTGELGGYAFWYARPGVAVPDKVCGIWQNAFPETGGHCSGANIDGGGCDTDICYTDYPAQVRARGLNGWAKGSAVPVAAKAAQAAAASAGNANTSTAQQWYNARSAGLKVDGFWGPETRKAAIMSVQRGCNQSYGAGLSVDGIWGPKTDAAIKTLRLGSKNAAVYSLQAVLMAHGYGCGGLDGVFGVSTDSAVRAYQRTAGLSIDGMAGKATFAALCR, from the coding sequence TTGAAAAATGGAATTGATGTGAGTACATACAATGGTAAAGTAAACTGGAGTGCAGTCAAAGCAAGCGGGGTTGGCTTTGCAATTCTGCGTGCAGGGTATGGCAGTGACCAGGCCAACCAGGACGACTCACAATTTGCACGCAATGTAAGCGAATGTGACCGTCTGGGTCTGCTGTGGGGCGCATATCTTTACAGCTATGCGCTGACAGTAGACAGCGCAAAAAGCGAGCTTGCGCACTTGCTGCGGCTTTTAAAAGGGAAAAAACCGCTTTACCCGGTCTTTATCGACATGGAGGATGCAGATGGCTATAAAGCAAGTCACGGTATGCCAAGCAACCGAACACTGACGGATATCATCAAGGTAGTGTGCAGCGGATTGCAGCGGGCGGGCTATCTGCCGGGATATTATATCAATAAAGACTGGTACGAAAATAAAATTGATACCGGCGAGCTTGGCGGCTATGCGTTTTGGTATGCGCGGCCGGGTGTAGCTGTACCGGATAAAGTGTGCGGTATTTGGCAGAATGCCTTTCCAGAAACAGGAGGGCACTGCAGCGGGGCAAATATTGACGGCGGGGGCTGTGATACAGATATCTGTTACACAGACTATCCTGCGCAAGTGCGTGCCCGCGGCCTAAACGGCTGGGCAAAAGGCAGCGCTGTTCCAGTGGCTGCCAAGGCCGCCCAAGCGGCAGCCGCATCTGCCGGAAACGCGAATACAAGCACAGCACAGCAGTGGTACAACGCGCGCAGCGCTGGACTCAAAGTAGATGGATTTTGGGGGCCGGAGACGCGCAAAGCTGCGATAATGTCGGTGCAGCGCGGCTGTAATCAGTCGTACGGAGCGGGTTTGTCAGTAGACGGCATCTGGGGGCCGAAAACGGATGCAGCAATTAAGACGTTGCGTCTGGGCAGTAAAAACGCGGCTGTGTACAGTCTGCAGGCGGTTTTGATGGCGCACGGCTATGGCTGCGGCGGACTTGACGGCGTGTTCGGTGTCAGTACAGACAGCGCCGTGAGGGCATATCAAAGGACCGCGGGGCTGTCTATCGACGGTATGGCCGGCAAGGCAACATTCGCGGCGCTGTGCAGGTGA
- a CDS encoding LacI family transcriptional regulator, translating to MASLKDIAEKCGVSVATASKALNGHQEVSKTTAEKVRAAAKELGYMPNSAARALKTNRTYNLGVLFVDETRSGLTHVYFSAVLDSFKVEVEKNGYDITFINHHIGKREATYLEHCRYRGVDGVMIACVNFFDPQVIELVNSDIPVVTIDHIFDNHISVISDNIKGMHDLTDYVCSMGHRRVALIHGEYTSVTANRMASFYKTCMKWGISVPDEYVREAAYHDPKATARCTEELLALPERPTCILFPDDYSYIGGMNVLRQAGLRVPEDISVAAYDGIPLSQMLRPKLTTLHQNTEALGKTAAQKLIELIENPKTTLPVSISVPGSLLPGETVQHIAE from the coding sequence ATGGCATCCTTAAAAGATATTGCAGAAAAATGCGGCGTTTCGGTTGCAACCGCCAGCAAGGCCCTGAACGGCCACCAGGAAGTCAGCAAAACGACTGCCGAAAAAGTGCGTGCGGCGGCAAAGGAACTGGGCTATATGCCAAACAGCGCCGCGCGGGCGCTGAAAACGAATCGTACCTATAATTTGGGGGTCCTTTTTGTAGATGAGACCCGCAGCGGTTTGACGCATGTCTATTTTTCCGCTGTACTCGACAGCTTTAAGGTTGAGGTGGAAAAAAACGGCTATGACATTACCTTTATCAACCATCATATCGGAAAGCGTGAGGCCACGTATCTGGAGCACTGCCGCTACCGCGGTGTGGACGGCGTGATGATCGCCTGTGTCAATTTCTTTGACCCGCAGGTCATTGAGCTGGTAAACAGCGATATTCCGGTAGTTACCATTGACCATATCTTTGACAATCACATTTCTGTAATTTCCGACAACATCAAGGGAATGCACGACCTGACCGATTATGTCTGTTCTATGGGGCACCGCCGGGTTGCGCTGATTCACGGCGAATATACCAGTGTTACGGCAAACCGCATGGCAAGTTTTTACAAGACCTGCATGAAGTGGGGCATCAGCGTCCCAGACGAATATGTGCGGGAGGCAGCTTACCATGACCCAAAAGCAACTGCACGCTGTACGGAAGAACTGCTGGCCCTGCCTGAGCGCCCCACCTGCATTCTGTTTCCGGACGATTATTCCTATATTGGCGGAATGAATGTCCTGCGGCAGGCAGGTCTGCGGGTGCCAGAGGACATCTCGGTTGCCGCATATGACGGGATTCCGCTTTCGCAGATGCTGCGGCCCAAACTGACAACCCTGCATCAGAATACCGAAGCACTGGGCAAAACGGCAGCTCAAAAGCTGATAGAGCTGATTGAGAACCCCAAAACAACTCTGCCGGTCAGCATTTCGGTGCCGGGGAGTTTGCTGCCCGGAGAAACTGTGCAGCACATTGCGGAATAA
- a CDS encoding MarR family transcriptional regulator, translated as MADNGHARLFAAAGRVRRSTGKLHRLSSITPGELYVLCHILHLQQDHELRASELGTHMRMSRPAVSQVLRSLEKKHLIERVNSAEDRRVVYVHITDDGHQRYRELTAQISEKMDRVLGHIGPEKEEELTQILNELADAMDEELK; from the coding sequence TTGGCAGACAATGGGCATGCCCGCTTGTTTGCGGCTGCCGGGCGGGTGCGCAGAAGTACTGGAAAACTGCACCGCCTTTCCAGCATTACGCCGGGAGAGCTGTATGTGCTGTGCCATATTTTGCATTTGCAGCAGGACCATGAGCTGCGCGCCAGCGAGCTTGGCACCCACATGCGCATGAGCCGGCCGGCGGTGAGCCAGGTGCTGCGCTCTTTAGAGAAAAAACATTTGATTGAGCGGGTCAACAGCGCAGAGGACCGGCGGGTTGTGTATGTGCATATCACCGATGACGGGCACCAGCGCTACCGCGAGCTGACCGCGCAGATTTCAGAGAAAATGGACCGTGTGCTCGGCCATATCGGCCCCGAAAAAGAAGAAGAGCTTACGCAGATTCTTAACGAACTTGCAGATGCAATGGACGAGGAGCTCAAGTGA
- a CDS encoding phage holin produces the protein MKINWKVRVKNKAFWLALVPAVLLLVQVVIAPFGYNWDYGICSQELTAIVNALFAVFAILGVVNDPTTAGVGDSTQALYYPEPKKK, from the coding sequence ATGAAAATCAACTGGAAAGTTCGTGTTAAAAATAAAGCGTTTTGGCTGGCATTGGTTCCGGCGGTTCTGCTGCTGGTACAGGTAGTGATAGCGCCTTTTGGGTACAACTGGGACTACGGAATTTGCAGTCAGGAGCTTACAGCGATTGTCAATGCGCTGTTTGCCGTGTTTGCAATTCTTGGTGTGGTCAACGACCCGACTACTGCCGGCGTCGGTGACAGCACCCAGGCACTTTACTATCCGGAACCAAAAAAGAAATAA